TGCCGGCCCATTTCTGTTGCGCCGACTCCGCAGCTGCGGCCAGTGGCAACAATAGGAAAAGTACCAGGACTACGGCGAAGGTCTGCAGGAAGGAAGCCAGGACACGATTCGATAGGGAATTACGCAAATACTTCATGCGTTGCTCTACTGTGTCTGCCCGCGGAAGTCACCGCAGGTTGGGGTTGCTGCGAACGGCGGCGAGGGCTGCCGCCAGTTTTCCTGTCCGGTTGCAGCCTTGGCGACCGGCGTGAAAAATTGCTTAGGCGCTCTTTTTCACATCCTTTGCTTAGTAAGGCTAGACGCAAAATCCCACAGTGGCATTAGAAGCATTAAAAATATTTATTGAGACGCCAGAGTAATTCTGGGAATAGATAGATTTGCCTGATGAATGGAATAATTGTGTTTATTTTGTATGTGCATCAGACAGATTTTTATCCGCTCGCCAGACACGATATTTGAGCTGTACACCATCTGGCAGGTACACCACCAACGGCAGGCTGCTGTTATAAGGCAGTACCAGGCCGTCCCCACGCACACTGATGAACCGTCGCGACTCAGACCCAGGGGCACATACCTTTTGCGTACCAGGCGTTGGTTTCAACTCAGACAGGACATAGTAGGGATAACCCCAGCCTGGTAACTGCTGCCGCTGCAAAGGCGCGGAAAAACTTCGCAGGTTACAATCAGCAACTTCGCTCTTTCCCGGCACCAACTCCACCATAAAGCGGCTTTCATCGACCACTTTTGGCAGCTGGATAATGTGGCGCTGCTTTCCCGCCAAATCCTCGGGAAAGGCGTCCAGGGGCTCCGCAGCCTGTACCGAAATTGCACTGAAAACAACAAGTGACGTTACGAAGGATCTTGCCATGGCGACTTCCTCACTTCAGGATCTCTGACCTGGCGCTCAAACCTTTTTACAGTCTAGACAGCTTTCGTCTCCGCAACGCCCACCACAGAGCCACCCCCAGTGCCAGAGCCAGGGCAAAGAGCAGCGCCGCCCAAAGGTATTCGTATCCGCCACCGACAGTGGGCCCGAGTCGGGCCTGTGCCGATACCAGCATTGCACGCAAATCTTGAAAAGAGGCGATCACTTCGGCATTGGGCGCACCACTTAACAGTTCACTACGCAACTGTTGCCACCGCGCCTGCAATTGGGTCGTCAAGACCTGATCCCTCATCGCAATTTGTGCGCGCAGTGGCAGGTAGCCCTCGCGATAGGCAAGCATCAACTTGTGATAGGCCCCAGCCCTGTCCCCAGCCCGATAGTCAGTTTGCGCCAGTTGCAACAAGCCGTCGGCTCGCGCCAAAGGAGGCTCCAGGGCACGCACAAGGTGTGGATGAGCTCGCCACCACATAAGGGCGCTCGAGGCATCAGCCGGCAGCTCCACCGGGCGGGTGACCGCCATTCCAGGCAAACCCACCAATGCAGGGTAATGTTCAGCTAGGTCAGCGGAAGGGGGCAACTGGTCATTTACCGAAAAGGCGGCCACTGTCACCGCCAGGGCCCAGCGCTGCCAGACAGTCAGGTTGCCATCCACATTTTCCCCATGCACACCATTCACAGTAGGGTTCAGGGTATTGTAAAGATCGTAGAGGCTGAAGCTGGCCATGCGGGAGGTATCGCGCAGATCAGGCACGTCCTCTCCACCCTCACCCTGTCCACCGTGGCAACTGGAGCAACGCTGTCGGTACAGGGGCATGGCGAGGCTGGCTTCTGGCAGGGTGTGGGCCGGTGACCTCTGCATCTGGTAGAGTGCCGCCATACGATCGGCCAATTCATTCGCACGGCGACGTACCGTCTCACCACCCTCCTTGCGTTCAATTGCCTCGCCCAGTTCGCCGAGACCTTTTTGCAGGGATGCACGGCCGGGCCGATCCGGTAACTGAAGTACCAGCTGCCGGGCCTGGACAGCATGTTGTAGCTGCAGCCGATAGAGTTCGGTATCCAGCACTTTACCGTTATCCACAGCATCCCCGTAATCCACTGCAAGATAGGAAAGCAGGTTGCTGGCCCGCGCGGCCAGTCTGTCATTCTCTGGGGCTAATTGCGCCCATAGAAATTCTGGAGATAGGGCCAGGAAGCAGAGACAGAGCCAGATCCATTTGTATCTCATGGAATACTTCCCAATATAGGGATATCGGCCAGAAGGCGCCGCGGTGACAAAAGTCTGGCCCAAAATTATGAGCCAGAGAAGCTGGATATAAAAAACCCCGCTCGGGGCGGGGTTTGGCTCGACAGGTTAATTAACCGCGATCGGCGCGTTCCTTAGCGATCAGGTAATCAGCTACCTGCAGCATCACTTCCTGACTGTTACTCTTGCCTTTATAACCCGGCAAGGAGGAGCTGATGCGATACTTTCCAGCTACTACTACTTCCGGAGTGCCAGTCATTTTATAAGCACGCTGGTTGGCCATGCCCTGCTTCACTTTACTGTTGATCGCGAAGGAGTTCATCAGCTTGGCCGCCTTGGCACCATCGGCACCATGCTGGTTAAACAGGGCCTCGATTGCTTTTAGGTCCGGCTTCCAGTTACGACCCTCGCGAATAGCCAACATTTGGCGCTGGTTGTAGATGGTGTTGAACAGCGGAGTATGCATTTTTTCCAAAACGCCCATGGTGTCAGCCACATAGAACAGGCGCGCGTGTACATCCATAACTGGCTGCCATATAGCGGGCAACTTCTGCAGGGATACATCGCTGGGCATCTTCTCTTTCCAGCTGTCCAGTGTCGGTTCGAAGTGGTAGCAGTGTGCGCAGCCGTACCAGAACATCTCGGTTACTTCGATCTTGCTGTTGTTCTTCTGCGCAACCGCTTGCGGCAGTACCTGGTAGTGTTGACCGGCCTTAAACTCACCGCTTTCTTGGGCACAGGCGACCAGACTGAACAATACAGCCATTACCATCGTTATTGGGGCGAGAACTGCTCTCATAATAAGTCTTCTCCAACTTGTACATTCGTGGTTCGATTACCGGTTTGCGACTGGCTGTCGGACCACTGAGGACACAATAGACAACTCAGATTATTTAAGTTCCCGTTGCCACAGGCAAGGAAACGCCGCAAAAGATGCACTACTTTACCCAATTCTCGTGCCGGTAAGCGAGCCTCAGATACAAAAAAGGCCGGTGTGTGACCGGCCTCTCGTAACTGTGACTGACAGGTTTACTCTGTCAGGCCAGCAATGTAATTGGCGACAGCCTTGATCTCAGCATCGGAGAGTTGCTTGGCCACAGTACGCATAGTACGGGTATCGCCGTCATTATTGCGACTACCTGCGCGGAAAGCCTTCAGCTGAGCCTCGATATACTCAGGGAATTGCCCGGACAGACGCGGGTAGCCGGCAGGCGCATTGCCCTGCCCGGT
This DNA window, taken from Microbulbifer sp. GL-2, encodes the following:
- a CDS encoding thiol:disulfide interchange protein DsbA/DsbL, which produces MRAVLAPITMVMAVLFSLVACAQESGEFKAGQHYQVLPQAVAQKNNSKIEVTEMFWYGCAHCYHFEPTLDSWKEKMPSDVSLQKLPAIWQPVMDVHARLFYVADTMGVLEKMHTPLFNTIYNQRQMLAIREGRNWKPDLKAIEALFNQHGADGAKAAKLMNSFAINSKVKQGMANQRAYKMTGTPEVVVAGKYRISSSLPGYKGKSNSQEVMLQVADYLIAKERADRG
- a CDS encoding ecotin family protein, with the translated sequence MARSFVTSLVVFSAISVQAAEPLDAFPEDLAGKQRHIIQLPKVVDESRFMVELVPGKSEVADCNLRSFSAPLQRQQLPGWGYPYYVLSELKPTPGTQKVCAPGSESRRFISVRGDGLVLPYNSSLPLVVYLPDGVQLKYRVWRADKNLSDAHTK